In Euphorbia lathyris chromosome 10, ddEupLath1.1, whole genome shotgun sequence, the DNA window ATAAATAATTAGGATTGAAAAGTGTGAATTTGGCTTAATAAGCATTCTTTTTCTTGGAAAGCGTGTTTTATTTCAAGAAATAAATTTGAATTCGTCCCAAATTATCGTTTATTCGTGGatttaattattgtttattaattaatttggaattattttttattaatcaataaacccgtcttattattatattcattttAAATTACGGAATGTTTATATTTCGATTCGTGAATTATAAatgtcaaatattaaaattaaaatgttaagtttaaTCGAGACATTTTCCAAGGAATTATAATCGAAATATAATGTGTTTCTAAAATATGACGGTTTATAGTAGGAGCGGATAAAATAATTAAAGTACATGAATAAACGAATAAAtgaaaatgtaatttttttattattattaatcagtagtattatatttgtattataaatatttctatttttattttcaagaaATTTTGGCGGATCCAAAGGCACGCTCGTTAATGCCAGAGGTACCCGAAAGTTCTCGTTTTAAAACCGAAGGCAATTTTTAATATTTCCGAAATGTAGGGTCGAGGTTCAAGGTCCACTTTTGATTCAATAATATTTTGAAAgttactaaattttattttaagcgATCGACCAAGTTATTCCGTTCCAGATTCAAATCCAATAAATCGAAGCTCGGGATATTGTTCGTATAAATCCAACAAAGTCTGTTCGGGTATAAAGATAGTTCAGAATCCAGTCTGGATCCAAATCCATAACCATTAAGCAAGGACATGCCAAACAAGAGGCCCATTGGACAGCAAGAAGTCCAGCCCATGCCATCCTGTACAAGTTCAAAAATGTTAGAAGAAGGAGATGCCACGTGGCATACCACAACAATAAAGAGGTCATTTGGTTTCTCAATTATGTAATCTTTTACAggacgtttggtattctattgggatagggatagggataaaggttgggatagggataagaaTAAATGGttgagataaggataaaaatatgatagtcgagaattattattcaatgtttggtatgtgggatagagatgaagataaaataatacattttactattttaaccttatttaaactacataacattaatttgagggataagatggatttttccatcctattaaaatcgcaggagcttatcccacctccttataccacccctcCTCCTAGGTATAGGATTAGAGGGATAAGAGGCTTATCCctcatctgtctcactcttctatctcccaaacaaacacaggataacttatctcgtgtttttttatccctatcccacttcctatatcccttctaacaaacaccccgttagAGTATAAATAGAGCTGGTAGGGGGTGTGCATCAAGTTTGTTTAAACTGCATACCGAACCGAACTGATTGAATTCGATTTTTTATTCGGTTTTTTGATACTTTGGTTTTGACAttggttttattttttgatGTATTTtggtattcggttcggttcagttTGATAACAAAATGTAAAACCGAACCACAccgaattatattattttatatatatatatacatatatatttgaatttataagtttaattttgtttatttttgttgagataataaactaatatgaaTATGATTTGaaagtattttaaatttttttttattgttgaggtaaatttaataatgaaatatagtgatttttatttattgtttttattttttaattaaattcggtTTAAAACTGAACCGCACTgaatattttggttcaattatatttcggttttatatgttattcggTTCAGTATCGGTATgaattattttagtaatttcattATTCGGTTTTTTGATTCGGTTCGATTCAATTCGATTttgaaccgatgcacacccctaaaaGGTGGTGGCCCACCAAGCAAAGGGAGCCAGAACATTTGTAAAATTAAATTACAGTAGATAGTTATCATTAAGCAAATGAATTAAACTGTAAAAgaggttaaatttttttaacctttagcatgttaaaattttatttgacctttttaaataaaattaaataaaaatattcgaAAATAATAAGCACAATTTACCAATAACTATGTAATTATGTTGAAaagtgaattatatataaaaaaactcaaattaataatgagaaaaaatattttttttctgatCACCGTTTAGGAAGCCcctagacagcttccagacgGCCTAGGATGCCAAAAAAAATAGTACGAGGGCCAAAAAATGGCAACGGGCCTAGACGGAGAAACTCGAAACAAAATTGAGCGTTTTGCAGCGGCCTTTTTCTTAAAAACTAATTCAAACAAACCATAGTTAGGTAATTtctgtgtatatatataataatcaaaacaaacccCAATTAAACTTCATTATTTTAGAAATTATTATATTACATATTCATATGATTAATTAGCAAGTCTCACATTATTAATTAGTACAACGGAACTAAACACTTAACGGTTTTGATATATGTCGCCCTAAGCACTGCATATAAGTATTAAATATATAGAATACTTTCACTAATTTTTCCACTAACAAATATTATTTCTTCATTGGTATACGCAATAACATGCCTAAAATACAAACATTACTATTATGTTTAGTATTTCAATGTATTAAATAAGACTAAAAATAGATAACACTGAAAATTATtgagaatattttatatatttaatgcTTATACGCAGTCTTTGGggatatatatatcaaaaccgAACAATTAATACCGATGATCGCTCCTACCAATTGAATTGTTCGGTGAAGTGCTCGACTCGCGGCAACATAGGCGGTTTGCCGCCGTCGACGTCGCGAGAAATCCATTGAACCTTATCATTTAAAGGAAGGAGAAGTCGTAACAAGGTTTTCATAGTTGGAACCTTCCCAGCAGAACGACCCGCAAACATGTTTGTCAACGGTAATGCGCAGAATTCCGCAAAAGTGTAGGATTAACAATACTAAATCCTCCATCAACAACAAGATTTAATCCACTCACATAATAAGCATCATCACTAGCCAAAAACAAAGCAGCCTTAGCAATCCCATCTACCCTAAGAATCTCCCCTCTTAGATTACCCGATTCGCCTAATAGACCTTCAACGATTGCTACCCCAGACTCATCGCTAGTCGGAGTCATCCCGGTAACCAATCCGTAAGGCGAAACACAGTTAACTCGTATACCGAATTCGCCTAATTCCGCCGCCAAATTCTTCGCCAAGCCCAAAATTCCATACTTGGAAGCTGCATAAGAATGTGTTGAAAGTCCCCCAATTGATGTGCAAGCACTAGCGGTGAACAAAATGCAACCTTTTCGTCGTGGAATCATCACTCTCGCAGCGTGTTTTGCGCCTAAAAATGCGCCTCCGAGATTAACCTTTAGCAACCAATCTAAGTCGGACTTTTTCGTGTCTAAAATGCCTCCGGAAGGACGATCTAGTACACCTGCATTGTTGAACATTATGTCAAGTTTTTCGTGTTTCGCGATGGTTAAGTCTATTAGGTTGATTATATCGTCTTCATTTGATACGTCGCAGTGTATGTACGTAACGTTTTCGCCGAGTTTATTAGCTATTTCTTCGCCTTTTTCGTCTTTAATGTCGGCAAGGACAACTTTGGCTCCGTTTTTATGGAATAATTCAACTGTGGCGGCTCCGATCCCGCTCGCACCGCCGGTGATAATTGCTACCTTGCCTTCTAGTCTGGAAAATAATACTAAACAAATTTATATAATGCAGAGGATTAATtgatcataaaataaaattaagggtaaataatttattagtcctctaATTTTTACCTAACACGCTGCTTAATTCatgtattttgaaaaacacattataaagtcTTTATTCTTTGTCACCATTAACTTTTTGGTCGTTCTACCTttcttttgtttaatttttaatccTTATTTCTGGCATAAACAGACAGATAGAAAATAACAAAGTAAAACGACTATTTTATATGCACTATGGCTATCTTTAAAGCTAATATATATttagttaaaaatctaaaaaaaaataaataaaaggactaAGGGTTAAAATATGGACCttgtaatgtgtttttcaaaataaggagactaaggctctgttctttttactgaaaaaaactgaactgaaatattctactgaaactgaaataataatataatcttttaaaaatagcaataattaaaataaaaagcttataaaaataataatggttctaataataataacaaaaataaaaaaataatcataattataataagtaatgataagttaatgaactgaactgattactgaattgaactgattgatactgaaattaagtaacacAGGGCCTAAACACTGtgttatgtaaaaaaaaaataaagattaataaattatttatcctaaaaCTAATTAAGGGGGCTGGCGCTGCCGGCAGTGGCGGAATCAGAAGCAAAAACTCGAAAGGTCAATGGACAAAAGCTTAGTAAGAAAACAGACTTTTTTTTAGATCAGAGACGGATTAATCCGTCACTAATCTGTATAACGCCAAAATTGCCAGAAATTCTGTAATACAAAATTACGGACAGATGTGTTTATGTTTAACGGTGAATTTTCCACTAGTATCATctaatttttcattattttctccCAGTGTCGGGGTCGACCGACCCTTCGTGACACCTGTAGTTCCGCCCCTGGGTGCCGGGAAATCCCGTGCTGCCAGGGGTTGTCCCTGCAGCACTCTCCCGCACCTTGCCCTCCCAAACGAAACGCGAGTTgcgtaattaaataaaaatctcATCATGAACCAAGCCAAAACGATGCCGTTTAGACCCGGGAAGGTGAAAAAAAATGTTCTCAGGATTTAGTAATTACCTTTTATGAGAAACTGCCAGAGAAGCTTCAGCCATATTTAGTTGATGAGATTGAAATTCCATGGAGGAAATGAATGCTTGTAAAGGCTTGATTTGGATTTTGTGTTTACTTTCAAAAGTTGTTATTTTATAGGACACAGATTAtactattgttttatttttttttaatgatatcaattaaaaaaataaagatatatTTTTGATCGTATTCTACATCAATTGCATATTACTTGATTagtttaatgtatatttacatttttaaacTTGGCACGTTTTGTCTATTAGcactctgaacttttaaaataacatatcacACGCTTATAGTTGATTTGAAAAACTTATTACACatctatagttggctttaaaaacctatcacatgtctatagttggctcattcgaACCTCCTGCATGCAaaatcattaatatatatgtcaTCTTTGACAAATGAAATGACATACAAAACGAACTCAcgtgcttttttttttctataaaacGCACATGCCACCTCATTTGTCAAAGATGACATATCAACGATTTTGTTTGCAAAAGGTCCCAAttagacctgtccatgggccCGGATACCCGCCCGGCccgcccaggcccgtgtcccttggaccgggcttggacaataaaaattgttcatcggcccagcccggcccaggcccgccaaagcccgcctattttttgggcgggcttgggattaataaaaataacacgggcCGGCCCAGTCCGGCctgcttattaatattaattaataaatatatatttatatattaaatatttatttttaagtataatatttatttttttataattaacaattatatatatatatttaggtggacttatatgggttgggctcgggatttgatttttaagcccgagcccgcctaaattaattgtgggctgggctgggcttgggctgagcatttttacttaaaaacccgacaggcccggcccgagcccggcccatggacaggtctagtcccaatgagccaactataggtatgtgataggtttttaaagtcaAATATAGGTATATGATatgtttttaaaaccaactataaATATGTGATAGATTATTTTAAAAGCTCAGGGTGTCAATAGGCAAAACTTGCAAAgtttaagggtgtaaatatgcattaaccCCTAATTGATTAAGTTTTTTTAGGTCTTTAAAGtttcataataaaattaaaaatcaatatttttaaacttaacaaaatatttaaatttttttaactcATACAAAACGCAATATAAATTTctactaattttttttcaaattttcttatatatatatatgtttgtgatttgttactaatgagtgataaaataactGCGTATCATGACAATATTTATGATTGACAAGACAGaattaatgaattatttttcaacttGACATAACTTGTCAAATTGAGGTTTATCAACGGCTAAATTATCAATGTCAACCTAAAATTTTTTaatggcaaaaagcataattaagcccctgaactttacctgttttaaggatcaagcccctgatcaattatttttccatattgagcccctgatcattgattttgttatggatttgacccttatttaacttttccatcgAGTTTAGAagatgagaagatcgatttgacgattctaatgttgaaaatcacaaaatcagAGAGGAGAAAATTAagtttggaagaatatactgaaaattaatttccataatttcgttttagtttttaatttttatctctcctagtcaaggaattcttatttttacttgtccatgtcaacaagccgAATCGCCCTAACGATATATACAGTCCAAACTcgatggaaaagttaaataagggtcaaatccataacaaaatcaatgatcaggggctcaatgtggaaaaataattgatcaggggcttgatccttaaaacaggtaaagttcaggggcttaattatgctttttgcctttttttaATTCAgtcctctattttttttttttttaaactacaAACACCTACCTACAAATTAGTAAAGCgacatagttttttttaaaaaaaataacctatATATAGAATgatgaataagaaaataattagATTTGACTTGTGATGTAGGGGTTTATTAAGAGTCAAtagattttgtaattaattatatCTAATTCGTGGAAAAGATCAAGAAATAACAAAAGTTTGAAAATCttgtaatattttatattatatagttCAACCAAATgaataagaaattaaattatatttagaaGCAACCTTAAGAACCGACTTATTAGCTACCTTTTTTTGACATGTATATTGGATTATAGCATAAGAAAGTGAATACGTATGTAAATGGTAATATATGTGAAAAAGTCTCCTTGAAAATGTGAGTTTCTTGTTTAGAATAATgtattaacaaaattaaaatgtagATTAGTGATTTAATTGATTATTAGGAGTATGTATTTGTAAATCTATTAACAACTACTTATATCTTAATCCTTAATCCTAAAATAGAAGCGGTATCTTTGCTTCCGAATAGTCTTCTAGATCATTGTTCCAAGTAACTTGAGATAGGAATAACAGCAGGTCGGAGAGGAGCCAGCGTTTGGCGAACTTGTTCTGATGCTTAAATTAGCAAAGGTAGAAGGAGGGTTGAAGAAATTCAGAGTATTGATATTAGTTGTGTAATTCACATACCTTATTTaggttatatatataatatatttcctATTTATAGTGGTGGCCAAGGGTGTTCTTTGTCATTGTGGGAATATACCCCGATGAGTCACAGTACACGCATGAGCCTTCGGTTGGTTCTGCCGTTTCGGTTTGTGATGTCGTCAAGTGATGCACTCTACCATGTTCCACACGCTCTACCAGGTGGGCAACTTTCATTGGCCTAGAGCCTTCTGACCTATGATTTTTGCCAGGCGGTGCACCTTGCTCTTTGTCTCAAATCTTTTTCATAACCATCTATACGATCCAACGACTTCTCCTTTCCAACATTGCGACTATCTGGATCGGCGGTGTGCATTCTTTCCATGTGGCCAAACGGTTTCATTCGTATCATCGAGGAATATTCCCCTCTTACTTCCGAATAGTCTTCTAGATCATTGTTCCAAGTAACTTGGGATAGGAATAACAGCAGGTCGGAGAGGAGCCAGCGTTTGGCGAACTTGttctgatgcttaagttagcAAATATAGGAGGGTTGAAGAAATTCAGAATATTGATATTAGTTGTGTAATTCACGTACCTTGTTTAGGCTATATACATTTTCTATTTATAGCGGTGACTATGGGTTTAATGAGTCGTTTCCAATTATATATACTTCATTAATCTCATATTCTTCTTAAGCTTTTCCATATATAGAGTTTGACTGTTTCTTCCTCTCGAGCATAAaatcttttttcttttgaagaCGATAACATTACTAAGATTTCATCATTAACTCCACAAGTCCAACATACATAACAATTtcggggcgtttggtattctattgggatagggataaagatAAAAGTTAGGATAGAGATAagaataaatggttgggataaagataaaaatatgatagtcgagaattattattcaattttttttttaaacagaaACCAACTTTATTAAGACGAAACTAAATCAGTACAAAGAATAGAGATATGGGATAgagatatggataaaataatatattttactattttaaccttatttaaactacataacattaatttgatgGAAAAGATCCTACTAAAATCGCatgagcttatcccacctccttatataCCACCCCCCTCTTGGATAtatgatttgagggataagactcATATTCCTCTTTTATCTCCCTAACCTATCTCTAAAATAAACATGTGATAATTCGTCTCAGTTTTTTTATCCATGTCCCCGTGTCTTTATCCCCTCTAACAAACACCTCGTTTAAGTTAATCTTTGAATTATTATATAACTCTTCTTTTTGCATAGAGAGACAACAACAAAAGAATCGTAAAGAATCATATGTTGGATCATCTTTATCCCAAATCGAACCATTGGCTCTAATACCACTGTAACTTTTTTGTCATTAGGAATAAACTTTAAAccttttttaaaaatacatttataGATTTAACAATCATAATTAATGGATACTTAAcaatactaattttatattattctaatatgatttttaaacataaaattaCAGGTCAGTTACATAAATagcataattaagtacaaatttacaactaaatcatatcaccaaacttaattcttaatatgtcattattatctatatattatgattttacattataatttaaaaaaatccagacttcaattcataaatcataaactttaaaaaatatattttagacttctaatttataaattccgatctttaaaatatattaaaaatattgattttactagtttgatataatccaaaattatgacttaatataattgtaaatagtttttaaaatatgaatttctgtgtaattttcccaatatTTTGATAGGTAATAGTGCAAacaccaaatttttttttagctCCTCACCTATCGGGCTTAGAATGTTCATATAGTCTCAAGCCCTACCTAATAGTATCCCACTCAATTGAGTTTGGGCCGAATTGGGCTAAcacaattaatattttttgtttttttaagaaaCTAACATAATGAAtattaaaaatcatatttaattataaaataattacaattaaattatactataaaatttaatttccaatattttactatttttttatatattataaataaaatatatttttatatcataatttataaagaaaaatagaccttaatttataaatcttaaattcttaaaaaaaatattttgatttttaatttataaaatatagtttttaaaatatattaaaaacaaatgatttgtttaatttgatattatttaaattattaattaatataattgtatatatttttttcaaatctgaatttctatgtaaatttcatTAAATCCAACGTATTTAAATAGATGGGTACTGATACCGCGTATGGAAACTTGTAATCATATCTAAAAAGTATAGGATATGGTATCAAAATGATTTCGCTTAATACTTCCTCAGCTTCCTGAAGTTGTTCCTTTTTGTCACTTAGTCCTCTATATTTAGTGGTCAACCTTTCAGTCCTCTAAGCTCAATAATTATAATGCATTTAGCCACTTATGGCAGTGCCATGGCACATGTTCGTGTTACCCATGTAGGAAAAATAGgttaaatgtattaaaattattgAGTTTAGAGCATAGAAAGGTTGCCCACTAAGTATATAAGGTAAAGTGATAAAAATGGACAAGTTCGAACTAGGGAGGTATTAGCCAAATAATTTCAAAGTTTTTAGAGAAGTACAATTTAGCCTcaacatataaaataatatcattTTAGTCTCAGTTTTTTTTGTGAAATCGTTCCAATTTAGCATTTCACAATCGTTGATGTGTCAAGTTCTATTATTCTGGGTCAAATTGCTACTATTTCataaactttgaagctaaaatAATGTTGTTTTGTACATTGTGTTTAAATTGACACTTCTCCGAAAACCTTGAGGTCAGGATGGATCCATGAAGTGTAGTGCAGGGGGTTTGAGCACCCACTGATCGACATAAAACGTCAAACTTCCATTAAAATTGTATAAgtggttttaattttttttatcaaaaacttCTCACGAGTGACTATCACAAGCATCCCTTCTCAGTTAATTCTGGATCGGTATTGCTTGAAGTGATTTTAGTACCTTATTCTAAAAAgagtaaattacaaaactagatcAAAtaggaggctcatttacatatttaacacatttactcaacctattacatatctagactgtttttgtgtaattttcccataatacccttaaTATTTGCGCGCGGCTGTcttcctcccgtctgacttcgcaaaagttagcatatgcgaagcctgcgaagcaaatgtttggtttagttgatgattttaattagcatatgtgaagtctgcgaagctaatgtttggtttagttgatgattttaattagcatatgcgaagcctgcgaagcgaatgtttggtttagttgtagattttaattagcatatgcgaagcctgcgaagtgaatgtttggtttagttgatgattttaattagcatatgcgaagtctggatgtgtttttaacaaaattcgcgaagtggtatataacaaaaaatggcaaacaacaacggattctaacattaaaatcataatattatcaaaatttacaacaagattggcacaataacaacattaaataTCACTCAAAGCCAAAATTAACATTAATCAGAAATGGATACTCTctgtgtcacacccgaccctaaacgacctcaatcggcatcgggcgtgaaatagaaagatcataatcaatacttaggagtctccaatttaaccaaatatcattatattacaattgaaataccaaagttctaaccataattctaataataagcagccaacttccaaacctcgcctaaccggtcgataaccttctctatatcctgtactttctcacctaaaaacattaaaacatttaaaaacgtgagacaaaaatctcagtaagaaactatcagctataaaaaccaactttacttaacatagctacatatatacatttataaagggatttaatcaaaaccttataaaatatactcaaaacttaagtttataatataatcattaaaaccttataaaatattctcaaaacttaagttcataaaataaaatttgtgtatgtgtattgaTAAGTGTCTATTTCAGCAATAAAATACCCACTTGTTATGCTATTTGTTAGCCGGTTTGATTGTTATTACGggttttattgcttgttttgtgtATTATGCCTCCACATGGACTTATTATGAAGAAAGGAGCTGAATTGGGACTATTTGGAGCTAATTTAGCTAAAGATAAAATCTGGAGCTGTTTTAAAGACCTGAAGTCGAAGctgggagttagtcttgcccaagactaagaagcAGGCGGATAGAAATCTTTCCAAATATGTCAAGTGCGGATCTGTTCAAATTTATCACGTTTTCAGATGTCTATTAAGGAGTTTTGAGCCTACAAATCAAGAAGGAAGAAGTCAAGTAGTATTAGGAagttagaatatttattttttataattaactagtatttatctcctaattaggGTTGGAGAACTCCTATAAATAGGAGAGGATCTATCTCTAAGGGAATTCAGTTTTAAATTCCGTTTTATAATCAGAATTCGGttttacattcaatttcattccgtttttagtttttagtttttaggtttagcttttatttttatttttgttctctctttcacaagagagaaaggttgttcttcatggctattcatagctaaactTCTATTTTcagttaagggttaattcaatGGAGGTTTTCTTCATTATTGTGAGGCTGTTGTGCTTTAATTCTTATCTTACCGcttatttgttcattgcattttagggatttattctcaattgattattcattcttcgaatgataactgcaggtcgttctttgaattggattgtcatacggctgaattagtaaagttagagttttacctaaacgaaccaatcatagtagcaatcgataatataaattaagttagttttgtatttgaaagaatagattcagatttgacaacctgagattgtctttcatgtgacattaatacaaaagtaattgggtttatttgagtcgaatgaacaaataacttagtttctgaatcgtctacgctgagtgtcggttggctaaggtcgggttcttctaattcataaGGCTGTCAATAGATTGAATCTTGACCGCTGAGGctggattatttattgattaggaactagTTATTTGCCGTGCTTGAGTagtttaatattaaggaagaatactccaaactgatccggtatgtgtataagagtctattttatctgtcaatgatcaagactaattGAATTCCTTGCCTGAGAACCCCTTAGCTGAAatcttctttatttattatattcaacttcaattttgattttgttatttcTGTTAACTTAGTTCATCAATCTACTCAAAACCCCCCATTTTATTTTACTTATCTATTtggttattaatttagttaaatcagtACTAATCCTTTGGGTTCGACCTTTACTTACCCTTGTGCAAACCTGTTACTGAGGGTTgtgaagttataattatctttggtggattcgacacccgtcaaattttggcgccgttgccggggattagtttaatttgctttaattttattaataatcaggtttgtattttttttgttcatttgaGTGAATTTTCATAATTATGGATCATGTGCTTCAACTCATCAATGAGTACCGCTGGAATTCTGATCCATACTATTCTCCAtgtcccaatttcttttggaacCAATCAAGTTCAGATAATTATCAATCATATTCTATTAATTCGTCAACCTCTAGTATGTCCCTTGATGAAATTGTTTTGAATTTATCCACTCCAATTTTAGTTCATGATTATGTCTTAGAGGAAGA includes these proteins:
- the LOC136209672 gene encoding tropinone reductase-like 1; the protein is MEFQSHQLNMAEASLAVSHKRLEGKVAIITGGASGIGAATVELFHKNGAKVVLADIKDEKGEEIANKLGENVTYIHCDVSNEDDIINLIDLTIAKHEKLDIMFNNAGVLDRPSGGILDTKKSDLDWLLKVNLGGAFLGAKHAARVMIPRRKGCILFTASACTSIGGLSTHSYAASKYGILGLAKNLAAELGEFGIRVNCVSPYGLVTGMTPTSDESGVAIVEGLLGESGNLRGEILRVDGIAKAALFLASDDAYYVSGLNLVVDGGFSIVNPTLLRNSAHYR